CCGCAGAATGCGCATGCCGGTGCAGCCGGCCTCGACGGCGGTGGCCAGGGCCTCGCTCACGAATTTCGGGGCGCCCCGGGAGTCGGCTGCTTTGCCGCGTCGCATCCGGACCCCGGCGATCACCGGCCGCGCGTGCGGGGTGCAGATCGTGGCGAGGAGAGGGTGCAGGGTGCGGATGCCTTTGAACCGGCCGTACTCGGCGCCCTGCTTGGTCCGGCCGTAGACGCGTTTGTGGGTGGAGTCGACATCGATGAACGCCATCGCGTCGGCGCCGGGCAGCAGTGGAGTGTGCGCGGCCAGCGCGGCCAGGAATCTGCGGTGGACGGCGTGGAGTTGGAGGGCGTGACCGTGGGTGAACGCGCGAAGGAAGGTGCCCAGCGTGGACGGGGCGCGGATACCCGCGAACACGGCCGGCATCGCACCGTGCCGCAGGATGTGAAGGTCGTCGATGCTGTCCGCGCCCGCAGCCATGCCGCCCACGATGCTGGTGACCTTGGCTTCCGCCGCAGCCCCCGCACCGTTCCTGGCTCCGGTCAGCTTCACCTTCGCAGCCACCAGTCGCGGCAGGCCGCACCGCTCGGCCAGCCGCATCACCGGGACCAGCCCGGCATGTGCGATCAGATTCGGGTCATCGAACACAGCGGAGACCGCTGCTGGAGTGTGGGAAACTTGCATCTACGAGGTGCCTTGCTGATTGTGCGTGCTGGAAGCGTCAGAACTCCCATCATCGCAGGTCAGCAGGCACCTCTTCTTGATTACTCATCCACAGGACGCGAGTCACTCGGTGGATCGAGGCTTAGGGACGCTCGCGTGTCGTCGTTGCACACAGCAACACTGGCTCCAAAGCAAGCACCCACGCGTTCTTTGAGGGGGTTTCATGGCACCAGGCGCGGCCCCGCCGGACTCGGGGACCGGACGGCACGCCCATGCCTGCCTCTGCGCTCCCCGCACCCGGGCCTCTGCCCCGGGACGCCATGCGGTCACTGGTAGCGGCCGTCGAAGCGGGCTCCGCTCTTGAGGTCCGAGAACCGGAGGCCGGCGACGTGCCCCTCCTCCACCACCCACTGGAGATCGTAGGAGGCCCGGTAGGAGGGCGGCCAGAAGGAGCAGAAGTGGCCGCTCTCGTCGACGGACCACGTCCCCTCCGTCTGGCGCCCGGCCTCGAAGTAGCGGGTGGTGCCATCGGGGTCGAAGGTTTGCCTCGCGCCGTCGCTGTAGATGAGGGTTCCTGCGGTGACGGCGGCTGGGATGTGCTCAGCCGGCACGCGTGCGCCGTCTTGGGCGGCCACGCCGTCGAGGTTTCTGGTCACTGTGCGGTCCTCCCGTCGGGCCCAGGCGGACTTTCGTGGGCGGGGCTTTGCTGGGGACGTGCGGCCCTGCGAGGCAGGATGCCCGGGGCCGATCGAGGCAGGGCGGCCGTGCGGCCCGGGCGGGGGTGATCCGCCGCTCCCGGCGGCTGGCGGCCCCGGGAGCGGCCCGGAGGCCGGGCTTCCAGGGGCGGCTTTTTAGGCTTCGGCGGCCCCCCTTTCCGGCGAGTCGAAGACGCTCAGGTACGCGCCGTAGCCCTCCTGTTCAAGCTTTTCGACGGGGATGAATCGCAGGGACGAGGAGTTGATGCAGTACCGCAGCCCGCCGCGGTCGCTGGGCCCGTCGGGGAACAGGTGGCCGAGGTGGCTGTCCCCCTGAGCCGATCGGACCTCGACACGGACCATGCCGTGGCTGGTGTCAGGGCGCTCGACCACGTGGCCGGGGTCCAGGGGCTTCGTAAAGCTGGGCCACCCGGACCTGCTGTCGTACTTGTCCACTGAGGCGAACAGGGGCTCCCCGGACACGATGTCCACGTAGATCCCGGGTGCCTTGTTGTCCCAGTAGGCGTTGGCGAACGCGGGCTCCGTCCCGTCCTGCTGGGTCACGCGAAACTGCTGGTCCGTGAGCTGCGAGATGCGCTCCGGGCTCTTGCGGTATTCCGGCATGCCAACCTCCAAGGCGGCGCGGCTACGTCATTTCCGAGGGTTCGCGGCGCTCGACGCCCGCGTGCCCTTCCCGCGGCGGGCGGGGCCGTCGCCCGCCCGAGCGCCGCGAAGGCGGCCAACTGGACTGGCTGCGAAGGGCGTCGGCGGTCATGGGCCGAGACACCGCCCGGCGGCCGGCGCGGTGCTCGAAGCGCGCCTGGCGCTGGGTTGCGACAGCGCCTACCGCGACCAGGTTACTGCTCTGCAGCGCGAGATGGCGGCGCCCCGGGGGCGGCCGTGGGGCCCAGCATCCGGGGCGCTCGCCTCGCCCGGCGCGCGCCTCACAGCGCTCGAGGGCGCCGTCGAGCAGCCTGGCCCAGACCTGGAGGCACGCCACGCATCGTCGACGCGGCCGACGGCGGCCTCGGTGGTGCGGCGGCAGGCTCCCAGGGCGGCGGCTGTCAGCGAACTCCACGGAGCGGAGAACGTCCGACTTGTCGTCTGCTTCCACTGACCGCACATCAGCAGCGCAACGCCGCCTGTCCCACAGCAGGCAGCCATAACCGAACGCGACGAAGCCGCGGCCCGTCGTAGTACTGGTCGGCCTCGATGTTCCAGAACCGGCTCTCCCCCGGTTCGACGCTGGTCAGAAGGCGGTGCCCCCCGCCTTCCGGCGGTGCCCCCGCCTTCCGCGCGTGCTTCGTTCGGTGCCGCGAGGGTGCGGCATCAGTGATGCCTCCCTGATGAGGCGCCGTCGTCAGGTTTCAGTGCCCGTGCGCGCCAGGATGCCTTTGAGCAGCCCCGTGGCCTGGCCCACCTCGATGAGGTAGCCATCCGGATCGCGCATT
This genomic interval from Streptomyces dengpaensis contains the following:
- the msrB gene encoding peptide-methionine (R)-S-oxide reductase MsrB, whose protein sequence is MPEYRKSPERISQLTDQQFRVTQQDGTEPAFANAYWDNKAPGIYVDIVSGEPLFASVDKYDSRSGWPSFTKPLDPGHVVERPDTSHGMVRVEVRSAQGDSHLGHLFPDGPSDRGGLRYCINSSSLRFIPVEKLEQEGYGAYLSVFDSPERGAAEA